A single window of Zea mays cultivar B73 chromosome 10, Zm-B73-REFERENCE-NAM-5.0, whole genome shotgun sequence DNA harbors:
- the LOC100280403 gene encoding phosphoglycerate mutase-like protein AT74H isoform X1 yields MHAPRTPAPATHAMSHDTASHVHHHPAAAEDPGGSECRFCEMTRQHHPQCARRLPKRIILVRHGESQGNLDMSAYTTTPDYRIPLTALGVEQARAAGHRIRDVVAAGGGNWKVYFYVSPYARTRATLREVGRAFPRDRVIGAREECRVREQDFGNFQVEERMRAVKETRQRFGRFFFRFPEGESAADVFDRVASFLESLWRDIDMGRLDQDPSCETNLVIVSHGLTSRVFLMKWFKWTVAQFDRLNNFDNCEFRVMQLGPGGEYSLLVHHTKEELQQWGMSPEMIADQQWRATASRRNWAEEFSSFVDTFFQDPNDSSDEEQEAQDKETNLLLDLE; encoded by the exons ATGCACGCGCCGCGCACCCCGGCGCCAGCTACCCATGCCATGTCACACGACACGGCATCGCACGTCCACCACCACCCCGCCGCAGCAGAAGACCCCGGCGGCAGCGAGTGCCGGTTCTGCGAGATGACGCGGCAGCACCATCCTCAGTGCGCGCGGCGGCTGCCGAAGCGCATCATCCTGGTGCGGCACGGCGAGAGCCAGGGGAACCTGGACATGTCGGCCTACACCACCACGCCCGACTACCGCATCCCGCTGACAGCGCTGGGAGTCGAGCAGGCGCGCGCCGCGGGGCACCGCATCCGCGACGTGGTGGCGGCTGGCGGCGGCAACTGGAAGGTCTACTTCTACGTGTCCCCCTACGCGCGCACCCGGGCCACGCTGCGCGAGGTGGGCCGCGCCTTCCCGCGGGACCGCGTCATCGGCGCCCGCGAGGAGTGCCGCGTCCGGGAGCAGGACTTCGGCAACTTCCAGGTGGAGGAGCGCATGCGCGCCGTCAAGGAGACGCGCCAGCGCTTCGGCCGCTTCTTCTTCAGATTCCCCGAGGGCGAGTCCGCCGCCGACGTCTTCGACCGCGTCGCCA GCTTCCTGGAGTCGCTGTGGCGGGACATCGACATGGGGCGGCTGGACCAGGACCCCAGCTGCGAGACCAACCTGGTGATCGTCTCCCACGGCCTCACCTCGCGGGTGTTCCTCATGAAGTGGTTCAAGTGGACGGTGGCCCAGTTCGACCGCCTCAACAACTTCGACAACTGCGAGTTCAGGGTCATGCAGCTGGGCCCCGGCGGGGAGTACTCCCTCCTCGTGCACCACACCAAGGAGGAGCTGCAGCAGTGGGGCATGTCGCCGGAGATGATCGCCGACCAGCAGTGGCGAGCCACAGCCAGCCGCCGCAACTGGGCCGAGGAGTTCTCCTCCTTCGTCGACACCTTCTTCCAGGACCCCAACGACTCGTCGGACGAGGAACAAGAAGCACAAGACAAGGAGACGAACCTGCTGCTGGACCTGGAGTAA